DNA sequence from the Streptomyces tsukubensis genome:
CGACCTCGTCACCGGCCTGATCGGGGCCCTGCGCGACCGCCATCCGGAGCTCGACCCGGCCGCCGTCGACGACATCGTGCTCGGCGTCGTCGGCCCGGTCGGTGACCAGGGCTCCGACATCGCCCGGATCGCGGCGATCGCGGCCGGGCTGCCGGACACCGTCGCCGGGGTCCAGGAGAACCGCTTCTGCGCCTCCGGTCTGGAAGCCGTCAACATGGCCGCGGCGAAGATCCGTTCGGGCTGGGAGGATCTGGTGCTCGCCGGGGGCGTCGAGTCCATGTCCCGGGTCCCGATGGCCTCCGACGGCGGCGCCTGGTTCGCCGACCCGATGACCAACCACACCGTCGGCTTCGTCCCGCAGGGCATCGGCGCCGATCTCATCGCCACCATCGAGGGCTTCTCCCGCCGCGACGTCGACGAGTACGCGGCGCTCTCCCAGGAGCGGGCCGCCGCCGCGTGGAAGGACGGCCGCTTCGACCGCTCCGTGGTCCCCGTCCGCGACCGCAACGGACTGCTCGTCCTCGACCGGGACGAGCACATGCGCCCCGGCACCACCGCCGACTCCCTCGCCGCCCTCAAACCCGCCTTCGCGGGCATCGGAGACCTCGGCGGCTTCGACGCCGTCGCCCTCCAGAAGTACCACTGGGTCGAGAAGATCGACCATGTGCACCACGCGGGCAACTCCTCCGGCATCGTCGACGGCGCGGCACTCGTCGCCATCGGCACCCGGGAGATCGGTGAGCGGTACGGGCTGACGCCCCGCGCCCGGATCGTCTCCGCCGCGGTCTCCGGCTCCGAGCCGACCATCATGCTCACCGGACCCGCGCCCGCCACCCGCAAGGCCCTCGCCCGCGCCGGACTGACCATCGACGACATCGACCTCGTCGAGATCAACGAGGCCTTCGCGGGCGTCGTCCTGCGCTTCGCCCGGGACATGGACCTCTCCCTCGACCGGATCAACGTCAACGGCGGGGCGATCGCCATGGGGCATCCGCTGGGCGCCACCGGTGCGATGATCCTCGGCACCCTCGTCGACGAGCTGGAACGCCAGGACAAGCGGTACGGCCTGGTGACGCTCTGCGTCGGCGGCGGGATGGGCATCGCCACCGTCGTCGAACGCGTCACCGCCTGATCCGCCGCCCCTTCCGACTTCCGCCACCCGGAGACCGCAGCCATGACCACGAGCACATCCACCACCGGCCAGCCCCCGCTCCCCGACCCCCACCCGGCCCGGCCGTCGTCCGCCGTCATCCGCTGGGAGGCCGACGACACCGGCGTCGTCACCCTCGTCCTCGACGACCCCGGCCAGTCCGCCAACACCATGAACCAGGCGTTCCGCACGGCGATCACCGCGGTCGCCGAACGCGCCGAGGCCGAGCGGGACTCCATCCGCGGCATCATCGTCACCTCCGCGAAGAAGACCTTCTTCGCGGGCGGCGACCTCAAGGACATGATCCGGATCGGCCCCGGCGACGCCCGGCAGGCCTTCGACGCGGGCATGGCCGTCAAACACGCCCTCCGCCGGATCGAGACCCTCGGCAAACCCGTCGTCGCCGCGATCAACGGCACGGCGCTCGGCGGGGGGTACGAGATCGCCCTCGCCTGCCACCACCGCATCGCCCTCGACGCCCCCGGATCCCGGATCGGACTCCCCGAGGTCACCCTCGGGCTGCTGCCCGCGGCGGGCGGGGTGACCCGGACCGTACGCCTCCTCGGCATCGCCGACGCCCTGCTGAAGGTGCTCCTCCAGGGCACCCGCCACACACCGCGGCGGGCCCTGGAGAACGGCCTGGTCCACGAACTCGCCGCAACCCCCGAGGACATGCTCGCCAAGGCGCGGGCCTTCATCGACGCCCACCCGGAGTCGCGCCAGCCGTGGGACGAGAAGGGCTACCGCATCCCCGGCGGCACCCCCGCCACCCCCCGGTTCGCCGCCGATCTGCCCGCGTACCCGGCGAACCTGAAGAAGCAGACCGGCGGCGCGCCCTATCCGGCGCCCCGCAATATCCTCGCCGCGGCCGTCGAGGGCTCCCAGGTCGACTTCGAGACCGCGCAGACCATCGAGGCGCGCTACTTCACCGAACTGGTGACGGGGCAGACCGCGAAGAACATGATCCAGGCCTTCTTCTTCGACCTCCAGGCCGTGAACACGGGCGCGGGCAGGCCGCCGGAGTTCGAACGGCGCACGGTGGCGAAGGTCGCCGTGCTGGGCGCCGGGATGATGGGCGCGGGCATCGCGTACGCCTGTGCCCGGGCCGGAATCGACGTCGTCCTCAAGGACGTCTCGGCGGAGGCTGCCGGACGGGGCCGGGCGTACTCGGTGAAACTGCTCGACAAGGCGGTCGCCCGGGGCCGTACCACCGAGGCCGAACGGGACGCGGTCCTGGCCCGGATCACCCCCACCGCGGACCTCGACGACCTCGCGGGCTGCGATGCCGTCATCGAGGCGGTCTTCGAGGACACCGGGCTCAAGCACCGGGTGTTCCAGGAGGTCCAGGACGTCGTCGCCCCCGACGCCCTGCTCTGCTCCAACACCTCGACCCTGCCCATCGGCGCCCTCGCCGAGGGCGTCGCGCGCCCGGCCGACTTCATCGGGCTCCACTTCTTCTCACCGGTCGACAAGATGCCGCTGGTGGAGATCATCAGGGGGCGGGAGACCGGGGACGAGGCCTTGGCCCGCGCCTTCGACCTGGTCCGGCAGCTCAACAAGACGCCGATCGTGGTCAACGACTCCCGTGGCTTCTTCACCTCCCGGGTCATCGGCCGCTTCATCAACGAGGGCGTGGCGATGGTCGGGGAAGGCATCGACCCGGCGTCCGTCGAACAGGCCGCGGCACAGGCCGGCTATCCGGCGAAGGTGCTCTCCCTGATGGACGAGCTGACGCTCACCCTGCCGCGCCGGATCCGCGGCGAGGCGCGGCGCGCGACCGAGGAGGCGGGCGGCATCTGGGTGCCGCACCCGGCGGACGCCGTCGTCGACCGGATGGTGGACGAGTTCGGCCGCACCGGCCGCGCCGGAGGGGCGGGCTTCTACGACTACGGGGACGACGGGGCGCGCACCGGGCTGTGGCCGGGGCTGCGGGAGCACTTCACCCGGCCGGACGCGGACGTCCCGTTCGTGGACCTGCAGGAGCGGATGCTGTTCTCCGAGGCGCTGGACTCGGTGCGCTGTCTGGAGGAGAACGTGCTGACGTCGGTGGCCGAGGCGAACATCGGCTCCGTGATGGGCATCGGCTTCCCGGCCTGGACCGGGGGTGTGCTCCAGTACATCAACGGGTACGAGGGCGGGCTGCCGGGCTTCACGGCGCGGGCCCGGGAGCTGGCCGCACGGTACGGGGAGCGGTTCGAGCCCCCGGCGCTGCTGGTGGCGAAGGCGGAGCGCGGCGATCGCTTCACGGACGGGGAGGGGTAGCGGGACGGGCGGGGCCGGGGCGGGGAACCCGGCCCCGGCCGGTGTCCGGCCGGTCAGGGGCCGGAGTCCCCGGTCGCCGTACCGGCGGATCCGGCCGCTTCGGGGCCGAACGCGGCCCGCAACTCCTCCTTCAGCGACCGCTGGAAGGCGGTGACCAGGGCCTGGACGACCAGCGGCCGGATCGGCGCGGACAGGGTCCGCATCGCCTCGGCCCGCCCGTCCTGCCCGCCCCGCCCGGCACCGGCCGGTCCCGGACCGGCGGCCTGCGCTTCTTCCGCCGCTTCGGCCCCTTTCACCTCCCGGTCCCGGTACGGCTGCCACACCTCGTCCCGGAACAGCCGGGTCAGTTCGTGCGCCACGGAGCGGGTGTGCTCCAGCAGGACGGTGCGGGCCGCGAGGATGGTCTCGTACGCGATCGGAACGTCCAGCAACTGCGCGGCGAGCCGGAGCAGGCCCGGATCGACGCGGTACGTCCCCGGTTCGGGGCCGCGCCCCACGGCGCCCATGGCGTCCAGCCTGTCGATGTCGTCGTCCCCGAGCGCCCGGCCCAGCCTGCGCTCCAACTCCTCCCGCGCGACCACTTCGGCGGAGTCCGGCACCCAGGACGCGACCAGCGCACGGTGGATCGCCAGATCCTGCGCGCCGATGTCCGGCGGAAGCTGCTCCAGATAGCGTTCGACGGCCGCCAGGGTCATGCCCTGGCGCTGCAGCTCCTCGATGAGGGCGAGCCGGGACAGATGCGCCGGGCCGTAGTGGCCGACCCGGCGGGGGCCGATCACCGGCGGCGGCAGCAGTCCGCGGGTGCCGTAGAAACGGATCGTCCGGACCGTCACGCCCGCCCGGGCGGCCAGCTGGTCCACCGTCAGCGGCGGTTCGTCCGTGCCGCCGGGCCCGGGGACGGCGGTGGTGCCGGTAACCATGCTGTGCCTCACTCTCCCGGTCGTCGTCCACAGCCCGGGTGGAACAGTATTGCTGTCTCACCGCCGCTGTTGAAAGACGCTGACGGATGCAGAGATACACAGAAAGACACAGAAAGACACGAGAGAGGCACAGAAAGACACAGAAAGGGGCGGAGCCCCGCCCCCCTCGCGGTGGGGGCGGGGCTCCGCCGGGCGCGGCTCCGCGCGGCCGGGGTGGGCGCACACCCCGGCGGTGCGGTGCGGGGCCCTGGAGGAAGGTCCGTGGGGGGAAGAGGCTCCTCGGCCGGGCATCGGGGGTGATGCGTCCGTGTGTTCCATCGGGGAATTGCGGAGATTCTTCGAGCGGAAGTGCTTCGAGCGGAGGTGTATCCGGTGGAGGTGTTCCGAGCGGAGGTGATCGTCCGAGAAGGTTGTTCGTGCGGGAGGTTCCGGCCCGCCCGTGGGGTGGTGAGCCGAGTACGATCCTGTCCCCGTTCGTCGGCCGAAGACATCCCCTTTTGCTGGGAGAGCGGCCGACGGGCTCGTATGGTAGTCCGATGGCTTCGTTCCGTGAGATCGAGCGCCGGACCCTCGCGGCCATCGCCGAAATGGGCCGTGCCGGACTGCCCTTGGACGAGTTTTTCCTCCGGGTCCATGCCCTGCTGCGGCCCGTCCTCGGCTACGACGCCGGCTGCTGGCACGACGCCGACCCGGTCACGGGCTTTCTCACTTCGACGTGCTCCCAGGACCTGCCGCCCGTGGGCTTCGAGCACGCGGTCCATCTGGAGGCGTGGTCCGACGATCCCACCCGGTTCGCCAGCATCCGGGAGGCTGGCCGGCTGGCCGATTCGGTCCACCGGGCCACCGGAGGGCATCCCGAGCAGAGCATCCGCTACCGGGAACTCCTCCAGGACCTCGGCTTCACGGACGAGCTGCGGCTGAACCTGGACGCCCAGGGCGGGCGGTGGGGTGCGGCGGCGCTGATGCGGGGCCGGGGAGCCCGACCGTTCGGACCGCGGGAGATCCGCTTCGCGGAACGCGTCGCACGTACCGTGGCCGTGGTGCTGCGGGACGCCGCGACCGCAGCGCCGGGGCCCGAAGGACCGCCTTCCGTACCCGCCGTACTGCTCATCGGGCCCGGCGGGAAGCTGGTCAGCGCCGATCCGGGGGCGCAGAAGCTGCTCGCCGCCCTCGACGAGGAGATGACCCGCCCGGTCGGGGTGCCCACCGCCGTGGTGATGGTGGCCCAGTGGGCCCGGGCCGATGCGGGCGGGGGAGGCACCGCCCCCGGCGCCTGCGCCCGGCTCCGCGGACCGAAGGGCGAGTGGCTCTCGCTGCACGCCTCCCTGCTGGACGGCCGTGCCGACGGCCATGTGGCGGTGGTCGCCCAGCCCGCGTCCCCCACCGACGTCATGCCGCTGGCCCTGCTCGCCCACCGGCTGAGCGACCGGGAACAGCAGGTCGCGCTGCAAGCCGTCCGGGGCTGCAGCACGCGGGAGATCGCCCTGAACCTCTTCCTCACGCCCGCGACCGTGCAGGACCATCTGAAGTCGGTCTTCACCAAGACCGGGGTACGGAGCCGGCGCGAGCTGGTCGCCCTGCTGACGGCCCCGCACGCGGCCTCGCTGCGCCGCCCGCCGGAGGGCGCGACCCTCGGGGACCGGGCGCCCGCGGGATCTCCCTGATCCCGTCCGGTCCGCGCCGCGGTGACCGCTCGTCCGGCCCTGTGCACCAGCGGCGTGCCGCGCTCCGGGCCCGCGGTGCCGGGTTCGCCGGAGGCCGCCCCGGGGGCGGCGCGCGGACCCGCCGCCGGGCCGCGCGCCGCCCCCGGCGCCGATCAGTAGACGGTCACGCCGTAGACCGACAGGGCCTCCCGCACCGGCTGGTGGATCGCGGAGCCGGCGGTCCCGGAGCAGCCCGAGCTGCCCGAGTGGATGCCGAGCGCGGTGGAGCCCGAGAAGTGGGCGCCGCCGCTGTCGCCGCCCGCGGAGCAGGCGGTCGTCCGGACCATGTTGTAGACGGGCCCGTCGCTGTAGTTGACGGTCACGTTCACGGCCGTGACCGTGCCGCCGGTGACCTTCGTGGTCGAGCCGCTCTTCTGGATCGACTGGCCGACGATGGCATCGGCGGCCGACACGATGTCCTGGGATCCGCCGTTGTAGAGGTTGACCGTGCCGGGCGGTACGTCCGTACCGTCGTAACGGACGATCCCGTAGTCGTTCGTCGGGAAGCTGGTTCCCTCGCGCAGCCCGATCCGCGGACCGCCCGACACCGCCGACCAACTGCTCGCCACATTGGTGCAGTGGCCCGCGGTGAGGAAGTAGCGGACGTTGTTCCTGACCACGTTGAACGCGGCCGAGCAGCGGTAGCCGCCGCCGTAGATCGCGTCCCCGCCGTTCACCTCCTTGGTGAAGACACCGGGCACGCGCTCGATGCGGACGGCATCGCCCAGCGTGGCGGCCACGGTCCGCAGCCGCGCCAGGGAACGGACGCCCAGGGACTGGTCCGCCTCGACGACGACCTGGTTGGCCGAGGGGTCGATGCCCCACGACGTCCCCGGGATCTTCGCCCGGGTCTCCAGGACGCCCATCACGTCCTCCAGTTGCGCCGTGGACCGCTCGACCACCCGGGCCCGGGCGCCGGAGGCGCGGACCTCGTCGGCGGCCGCCGCGTCGGTGACGGCAACGGTCAGCTCTCCCGTACGGGTGTCGAGGTAGGAGCCCGCGCCGCGGTCGCCGAGCGTCCGCTCCAACTCGGCGTCGAGCGCGTAGGCGGTGGCGGACGCGGCGACGCCGGGCCCCGGCGCGGGGGCCGGGCCCGGTCCGGGAGCGGCGCCGGCGGTGCCCGCGCCGATGCCCGCCGCGGGCAGGGTCAGCAGAACGGAAAGGGCGATGCGCACACCGAACGTGCGTCTCATGGGGGTGGTCTCCTTCGCAGCGATCCTCGGGTGGATTGTGGGGGTTTGCGAAGAGCAGTGTGGACCGGACCCGGCCCGGGTCGCCGCATCAATGTGGCATGACCCTGTCAGTTCGACAAGGGCGTGTGGTGGTGCGCCCGGGGCTCGCGGGAGCCCCGGGCGCCGGGCGCCTGACGGCCCGTCGGAACCGGTCGGCGGCGGTCCGGCGGCGGGCGGCCGCGGTCAGGGCCCGGTGGAACCCCGGCCGCGGACCGCTCCCCGGCGGCCCGCCGGGGAGCCCGGGAGCGCGTTCCCGCCGTCGTCAGCGCCCGGAAGCGACCACCGGATGGTGGTCCGACAGATGGGTGTACGTGTACGTCCGCCCCCAGCTCGTCACGGTCCACGGCGCGCTCCGCGCCGCCATGGTCTCGTTCGTCCAGCCGGCCGGCCGGGCGTGTCCGGCCCGGTGGAGGACGTGGTCGAGATCCTCACTCGGCTCGTCCGGATAGCGTTCGGCCGCGATGGAGTTGCCCGTGGTGTCGAAGGAGTACGGATGCCCGGCCCGCCCGTCCGCGTCCACCAGCCCCGCACCGGCGAGCATCGCCGCGTACTCGGGCGCATGCCGGTCCACGTTCAGATCGCCCGCCACGATCACCTGCTCCGACGCCGGAATGCGCTTGGCGTCCAGGAACGCGTCCAGCTCACGGAACTGCCGGGCCCGGACGTCCGCGGCCGCCCCGGCCGCGCAGCCCGGGTCCGTCGACTGCGCGTGGGTGCCGACGATGTGCACCCGGGCCCCGTTCACATCCAGCACCGCGTACACGAAGCCCTTGTTGGACCACCAGTCGGAGCCGCAGGCGTCCGCGTAGACGTACTGCTCCTTGCGGACCACCGGCCACTTGCTGAGCACGGTCACCCCGCCGTCCTCGGGAGTGGCCGCGGAGTACGCCCCGCCGGTCGCGTCCCAGCCGGACCGGCTGCGGCCCAGGACCGGCGTCCGGTGCGGATACTCGCCCTCCGCCCGCCGCATCAGCAGCTCCGAAGAGGAGTTGTCGAACGCCTCCTGGAGTACGACCACGTCCTGGCCGCGGAAGAAGGGCGCGGCGGGTATCTCCCGGGCCCGGTGGTCCTGCCCCCAGTTGGGATAGAGGCTCTTGCTGAACAGGAAGGTGTTGTACGTCAGCACCCTCAGGGCCGGGGCGGTGCTCTCCGGCGCGGCGGCGGCCGGGGGAGCGGCGGCCGTCAGCGCGGCGGCGGCGAGCACCGCCGACACGGCCGCGGCGGCGGCCCGGCGGGGCAGGGGCAGGGGGGAACGAGGCACGGTGACTCCTGGACTCATCGGTCGGGGCTCACGGGCGAAGATCGTCAGGACCATCCAACCAGCTCCGGTTACCACCGGGTAATGACCGGGTGCCGGGTTGATTGCGGGCAACGGTAGGATTGACCCAGCCCGCCGTCGCGTCCCGCGCCCGCGCGGCCGCGCGGCATACTTCCACGGACACGGGAGGAATGGCGCGCCCCCGGCAGGCGACTGACCGGACAGCGACGGAACACCCCGGACACCTACGGACAAGGCAGGACGAGCCCTTGAACGACAAGCTTCTTCCCCTCGACATCGGTCCGCTCAACCCCACGGGCTGGGGCCTTGTCATCGGACTCGTGGCCTTCGCGCTCGTCTACGCCGTGCTCGCGGGCCGGCTGCTGCCGCGCGCCGCCGCCGTGATCGCCGAGCGCGAGGCGAAGACGCAGGGCGTCATGGACGCGGCCGACGAGGTTCGTGCCGAGGCCGAGGACATCCGCGCCCAGCGCGAGGCCATCCTGGCCGAGGCCCGCCACGAGGCGGCCCACACCCGCCAGCGCGCCCACGAGGAGGGCACCGCCCTGATCGCCGCGGCCCGTGAGGAGGGTCTGCGCGAGAAGGAGCGCATCGTCGCCGAGGGCGCCGCCGCCATCGAGGCCGAGCGGGTCGTCGCCGAGGCCGCGCTCCGCTCCGACGTGGACGCCTGGGCGCACTCCCTCGCCGAGCGCATCGTCGGCGAGCCGGTCCCGGGCCCCGAGGGCCGCGGCACCAAGAGCTGACACCCGGCCCCCCGGGCCGCCTCATCTCTCAACGCACGCCCGTGCGGGAACATCACGTTCCCCGCACGGGCGTCGTGCTTTCCCGGCCCGTCCACCGCGACCGCCCGCCCCGCCCGCCCGGTCCCGTCCGCCCCGCCCGCCCGGTCCCGTCCACCGCGCCCGCCCACCCTGACCGCCCGCCCCCGTCCGCCCGGTCCCGTCCGTCCCCCGAATCCCCGGCATCTCCCCCGGAATTCCCCCCGAACTCCACCCGAATCCCTCTCCAAACCACCCCGGAACCGCCACAGGA
Encoded proteins:
- a CDS encoding helix-turn-helix transcriptional regulator, whose product is MASFREIERRTLAAIAEMGRAGLPLDEFFLRVHALLRPVLGYDAGCWHDADPVTGFLTSTCSQDLPPVGFEHAVHLEAWSDDPTRFASIREAGRLADSVHRATGGHPEQSIRYRELLQDLGFTDELRLNLDAQGGRWGAAALMRGRGARPFGPREIRFAERVARTVAVVLRDAATAAPGPEGPPSVPAVLLIGPGGKLVSADPGAQKLLAALDEEMTRPVGVPTAVVMVAQWARADAGGGGTAPGACARLRGPKGEWLSLHASLLDGRADGHVAVVAQPASPTDVMPLALLAHRLSDREQQVALQAVRGCSTREIALNLFLTPATVQDHLKSVFTKTGVRSRRELVALLTAPHAASLRRPPEGATLGDRAPAGSP
- a CDS encoding S1 family peptidase, whose translation is MRRTFGVRIALSVLLTLPAAGIGAGTAGAAPGPGPAPAPGPGVAASATAYALDAELERTLGDRGAGSYLDTRTGELTVAVTDAAAADEVRASGARARVVERSTAQLEDVMGVLETRAKIPGTSWGIDPSANQVVVEADQSLGVRSLARLRTVAATLGDAVRIERVPGVFTKEVNGGDAIYGGGYRCSAAFNVVRNNVRYFLTAGHCTNVASSWSAVSGGPRIGLREGTSFPTNDYGIVRYDGTDVPPGTVNLYNGGSQDIVSAADAIVGQSIQKSGSTTKVTGGTVTAVNVTVNYSDGPVYNMVRTTACSAGGDSGGAHFSGSTALGIHSGSSGCSGTAGSAIHQPVREALSVYGVTVY
- a CDS encoding acetyl-CoA C-acetyltransferase, which translates into the protein MSTEAYVYDAIRTPRGRGKANGALHGTKPIDLVTGLIGALRDRHPELDPAAVDDIVLGVVGPVGDQGSDIARIAAIAAGLPDTVAGVQENRFCASGLEAVNMAAAKIRSGWEDLVLAGGVESMSRVPMASDGGAWFADPMTNHTVGFVPQGIGADLIATIEGFSRRDVDEYAALSQERAAAAWKDGRFDRSVVPVRDRNGLLVLDRDEHMRPGTTADSLAALKPAFAGIGDLGGFDAVALQKYHWVEKIDHVHHAGNSSGIVDGAALVAIGTREIGERYGLTPRARIVSAAVSGSEPTIMLTGPAPATRKALARAGLTIDDIDLVEINEAFAGVVLRFARDMDLSLDRINVNGGAIAMGHPLGATGAMILGTLVDELERQDKRYGLVTLCVGGGMGIATVVERVTA
- a CDS encoding F0F1 ATP synthase subunit B family protein, producing MNDKLLPLDIGPLNPTGWGLVIGLVAFALVYAVLAGRLLPRAAAVIAEREAKTQGVMDAADEVRAEAEDIRAQREAILAEARHEAAHTRQRAHEEGTALIAAAREEGLREKERIVAEGAAAIEAERVVAEAALRSDVDAWAHSLAERIVGEPVPGPEGRGTKS
- the sph gene encoding sphingomyelin phosphodiesterase; the encoded protein is MPRSPLPLPRRAAAAAVSAVLAAAALTAAAPPAAAAPESTAPALRVLTYNTFLFSKSLYPNWGQDHRAREIPAAPFFRGQDVVVLQEAFDNSSSELLMRRAEGEYPHRTPVLGRSRSGWDATGGAYSAATPEDGGVTVLSKWPVVRKEQYVYADACGSDWWSNKGFVYAVLDVNGARVHIVGTHAQSTDPGCAAGAAADVRARQFRELDAFLDAKRIPASEQVIVAGDLNVDRHAPEYAAMLAGAGLVDADGRAGHPYSFDTTGNSIAAERYPDEPSEDLDHVLHRAGHARPAGWTNETMAARSAPWTVTSWGRTYTYTHLSDHHPVVASGR
- a CDS encoding 3-hydroxyacyl-CoA dehydrogenase NAD-binding domain-containing protein; this encodes MTTSTSTTGQPPLPDPHPARPSSAVIRWEADDTGVVTLVLDDPGQSANTMNQAFRTAITAVAERAEAERDSIRGIIVTSAKKTFFAGGDLKDMIRIGPGDARQAFDAGMAVKHALRRIETLGKPVVAAINGTALGGGYEIALACHHRIALDAPGSRIGLPEVTLGLLPAAGGVTRTVRLLGIADALLKVLLQGTRHTPRRALENGLVHELAATPEDMLAKARAFIDAHPESRQPWDEKGYRIPGGTPATPRFAADLPAYPANLKKQTGGAPYPAPRNILAAAVEGSQVDFETAQTIEARYFTELVTGQTAKNMIQAFFFDLQAVNTGAGRPPEFERRTVAKVAVLGAGMMGAGIAYACARAGIDVVLKDVSAEAAGRGRAYSVKLLDKAVARGRTTEAERDAVLARITPTADLDDLAGCDAVIEAVFEDTGLKHRVFQEVQDVVAPDALLCSNTSTLPIGALAEGVARPADFIGLHFFSPVDKMPLVEIIRGRETGDEALARAFDLVRQLNKTPIVVNDSRGFFTSRVIGRFINEGVAMVGEGIDPASVEQAAAQAGYPAKVLSLMDELTLTLPRRIRGEARRATEEAGGIWVPHPADAVVDRMVDEFGRTGRAGGAGFYDYGDDGARTGLWPGLREHFTRPDADVPFVDLQERMLFSEALDSVRCLEENVLTSVAEANIGSVMGIGFPAWTGGVLQYINGYEGGLPGFTARARELAARYGERFEPPALLVAKAERGDRFTDGEG
- a CDS encoding MerR family transcriptional regulator; translation: MVTGTTAVPGPGGTDEPPLTVDQLAARAGVTVRTIRFYGTRGLLPPPVIGPRRVGHYGPAHLSRLALIEELQRQGMTLAAVERYLEQLPPDIGAQDLAIHRALVASWVPDSAEVVAREELERRLGRALGDDDIDRLDAMGAVGRGPEPGTYRVDPGLLRLAAQLLDVPIAYETILAARTVLLEHTRSVAHELTRLFRDEVWQPYRDREVKGAEAAEEAQAAGPGPAGAGRGGQDGRAEAMRTLSAPIRPLVVQALVTAFQRSLKEELRAAFGPEAAGSAGTATGDSGP